ACCAGCAGGCCCGGCGCGGGCGGGCGCCGATGACGCGGCGACCGCCCGGCAGACGGCGGTTCCCGGTGGCGACCGCCTCCGTCCTCCTGGTCACCGGTGCGGTGACCGCGGCGCAGTTCGCCTGGCCGGAGGTGCTGTCGGCACTGCGGCGCGACCCCGACGCGCTCGCCCGCGGCGAGTGGTGGCGGGCGCTGTCCCCGCTGCTGGTCCAGGACCCCTCCTGGCAGTCGCTGATCACCGTGCCGGGCATCGCGCTGCTCGGGGTGCCGGTCGAGCGGCTCCTCGGCTCGCGCGCGATGCTCGCGCTCTATCTGGTGCCCGGCGCGGTCGGCGAACTCGTCGGGTACGCCTGGCAACCGCACGGCGCGGGCAACTCCGTCGCCGACCTGGGCCTCGCGGGCGGGCTGATCGCCTGGCTGTACCTCGAGGCGGGCGACCGCGGCTGGCCGCGACCGCTGCTGAACCGGGTCCGCCTGTGGGGCGGTGCGGTGCTCGCCGGGGCCGTGGTGGACACCGCGCTGCGCGACATCCACGGCCTGCCCACGATGACCGGCGCCGCCCTCGGCGCCGGTCTGCTCCTGCGGCGCCGCCGACGCGCCCGCTGACACCGGCGCGCCGACGGTCCGTGGCGAACCGCCACGGGCCGTCGGCGTCTGCGCGGGGATACGGCCGGCTCGCCACCGCTGGCTCCGCTGTCGAGGCCGATCGCCGTCGCGGCGGGGAAAGGCCGGTCCCCGGCGGCACCGCAGCCCGCGCCCGGTGCGCGGACACGGCCCGGCACGGCGGCGCGGGCGCCGGCGACTCCCCGGCGCCCGCGCCGCCTCGCGTGCTCAGTCCCGCGGAGCGGCGACGCGGCGGCGAACGGTGTCCAGGTGTTCCAGGCCCGCCAGGACGGCGTCGGTGTCGCCGACGAAGTCGACCAGGCAGGCGATCTCGTCGGCGCCCGCGGCGCGTACTCGTTCGGCCACCGCCGTGCAGGCGTCCACCGAGCCGATCAGCGAGGTGCCGCCCAGGTACCGGTTGACGCCGAATTCGGCGAGGCGGGAGCGGGCGTCGTCGCGGCCCATGAAGTCACGGCCCCGGCGCCCGCCGCTCATCGACCCGCCGGCGCGTACCGCGCGGGCCTCCAGGTCGATGGCGGTCAGCAGGTACTCCCTGAGCGCGGGCGCGGCAACCGCGTGCGCGGCCTCGGTGGTCGCGGCGACGTAGGTGTGCATCATCACCGTGAC
The Streptomyces misionensis genome window above contains:
- a CDS encoding rhomboid family intramembrane serine protease, encoding MATASVLLVTGAVTAAQFAWPEVLSALRRDPDALARGEWWRALSPLLVQDPSWQSLITVPGIALLGVPVERLLGSRAMLALYLVPGAVGELVGYAWQPHGAGNSVADLGLAGGLIAWLYLEAGDRGWPRPLLNRVRLWGGAVLAGAVVDTALRDIHGLPTMTGAALGAGLLLRRRRRAR